One Algoriphagus sp. Y33 genomic window, TTCGGGCTTAAATCCGGAACCTATCAAACACCTTTTGATTCTGATATCTTGATGATAGTACCAAACAGGCTCACTCTCATGCAAAGGAGTTTACAATGACCAATAGAAAAATAACCGCTATTAAAAGTGGGTTATATGGTGGTTAGCTACCTAGCGTTATCTGAATAACAGTCATAAAATGGATATAATAAATAAGTATGCTCAATTTTAGGGAGACAGAAATCGAATGACAGAAAGACCAAACATATTAGTAGTTTGTGGACGAAATAAGAAACGAAGTAGAACCGCAGAACACATTTTTAAAAATGACAACCGCTTCAATATTCGTTCCGCTGGACTAAGCCCCAAAAGCGATAGAAGAATATCAGAAAATGATTTGAATTGGGCAGACTTAGTTTTTGTAATGGAAACAGGGCAACGATCAAAAATTTGGGAATTATACAGACATATGCAATTGCCCGAAATAGAAATCTTAAATATTCCGGACGACTATGAATTTATGAATGAAGAACTTGTTGAAATACTAACAGAGGGAATTAACGATACATTAAAAATAGTTTACAAACTTTGACAAATGAAATTTGCATATTTAGTGGACTTGGAGCAGACGAGAGAGTTTTTCAAAAACTTGACTTTTCTGGCTTCAAGACAACTTTTGTAAAATGGATTGTTCCGCAAGACGAAGAAACAATTGAACATTACGCAACACGACTTCTTGACCAAATCTCGGCAACAAATCCAACTCTAATTGGACTTTCATTCGGTGGTCTTATTGCTGTTGAAGTGGCTAAACAAATTGATACCCAAAAAGTAATTTTAATTGCTTCTGCTAAAACAAAAAGTGAAATTCCATTTTACTATCGTTTCGCTGGACGACTTGGACTTCACAAACTTTTGCCGACAGGACTTTTAAAAAGCTCAAACTTTGTTACAAACTGGTTTTTCGGAACCAGCTCAACATTTGACAAGCAGCTATTAAAGCAAATTCTTATTGATACCGACCCTACTTTTTTAAATTGGGCAATTGACAAAGTAACACGTTGGACAAACCAAACACAGACAAAGAATATATTTCATATTCACGGCACAGGTGACAGAATTTTACCTTTGGGTTTTATAAACTGTGACCGGACTGTTAAAAACGGTGGACATTTAATGACACTAAACAAAGCGGATGAACTGAATAACATAATAAAACAACAAATATGACGGACGAAGGAAGAAGAAGAGATCCTTCATCCACCATCGGCATCAACAGGGTAGGAGTTGCCGCAGCATGGGAATTCGCCAAGTCGATAGAAGATTATTAGCAAATAGGGTAATTAACTTTAGACGGGATTGAGGTTGAAATCTTCATTTAGAGTAATTAAACAGGGATTTGATAAGTAAATTTTAGACATTTTGAGGGAGCTGATTTAGCTATCATGATCATGTGATCTGCACATATTGTCTCTTTAACCCCTGTAGAGGTGTCCATTTATATTCATATATTTATTCTGTCAAAAACGCAAAGGATGGATATTTTTAAATGGCAACAAGTCATAGAATTTAGTAGAACCTTCCAAACGGAATTAGACTGCAAAAAATATTTGGCAGAACTCAAATGGAAGGATGGATTTACTTGCCGCAAATGTGGTCATCAGGGTAGTCAAATTAGGAAGGATTACGCACGCACTTGTAATAAGTGCAGTGATACTGAAAGTGCCGGTGCAGACACGTTGCTCCATAAAGTCAAATTTGGCCTTGTAAAGGCCTTTCATATCTGTTTTGAGATGAGTACAAGTACAAAAGGGCTCTCTGCCATGTATGTAGCCAAGCGTTATGCGATTAACCGTAAAACAGCAATGAGTTTCATGCATAAAGTACGTGAGGCAATGAAATCGGGTGAAAATCATCCGATGCAGGGAGAGGTTCATGTGGATGAGTTTGTAGTGGGAGGCCAGGAAGCCGGACATACCGGAAGGAGTTATGGAGGCAAGAAAAAGAAGACAGTGTGCGCCGTCGAGCTTACCGGGGAAGGAAAAGTAAGACGGTTTTATGCCTTAAAA contains:
- a CDS encoding protein-tyrosine-phosphatase, encoding MTERPNILVVCGRNKKRSRTAEHIFKNDNRFNIRSAGLSPKSDRRISENDLNWADLVFVMETGQRSKIWELYRHMQLPEIEILNIPDDYEFMNEELVEILTEGINDTLKIVYKL
- a CDS encoding alpha/beta fold hydrolase translates to MTNEICIFSGLGADERVFQKLDFSGFKTTFVKWIVPQDEETIEHYATRLLDQISATNPTLIGLSFGGLIAVEVAKQIDTQKVILIASAKTKSEIPFYYRFAGRLGLHKLLPTGLLKSSNFVTNWFFGTSSTFDKQLLKQILIDTDPTFLNWAIDKVTRWTNQTQTKNIFHIHGTGDRILPLGFINCDRTVKNGGHLMTLNKADELNNIIKQQI
- a CDS encoding IS1595 family transposase: MDIFKWQQVIEFSRTFQTELDCKKYLAELKWKDGFTCRKCGHQGSQIRKDYARTCNKCSDTESAGADTLLHKVKFGLVKAFHICFEMSTSTKGLSAMYVAKRYAINRKTAMSFMHKVREAMKSGENHPMQGEVHVDEFVVGGQEAGHTGRSYGGKKKKTVCAVELTGEGKVRRFYALKIKDLSAKSLRSIFESHLDKAAQVITDEWKGYWPISKDYTIKQRPSELGLNFKALHTMIHQVKSWLRTTYSWVSKRHIDRYLSEFSNRINRSQNKETIFYILITRMVNQDKIYISMVPDC